From Melospiza georgiana isolate bMelGeo1 chromosome 33, bMelGeo1.pri, whole genome shotgun sequence, the proteins below share one genomic window:
- the LOC131095110 gene encoding uncharacterized protein LOC131095110, with protein MSQIQQWDIGIYSIPDPGAAIWQWDIGIYSIPGLLFPKISMSQTHEQPFGSGLLGYIQLQGCFSPNFHVPDPAVGYWDPAVGYWDIFNSRPMSSHLAVGYWDIFNFPKFPCARSRSGILGSSSGVLGYIQFQGCFSPDFHVPDPAVGYWDIFNSRSRSSHLAVGYWDIFNYRAAFPQISMSQIQQWDIGIYSIPGPGAAVWQWILGIYSIPGLLFPKFLCPRSSSGILGYIPFQIQKQPFGSGILGYIPFQGCFSPNFHVPDPGAAIWQWVIGIQQWDIGIYSIPGLFFARVPNTPMALGSSAHPGVLLMKMSQLGRDALGLCRALSRNQDLGAVSRVVPALLSSPARENPGFFPASSS; from the exons ATGTCCCAGATCCAGcagtgggatattgggatataTTCAATTCcagatccaggagcagccattTGGcagtgggatattgggatataTTCCATTCCAGGGCtgcttttccccaaaatttccaTGTCCCAGACCCATGAGCAGCCATTTGGCAGTGGATTATTGGGATATATTCAATTACAGGGCTgcttttccccaaatttccatGTCCCAGATCCAGCAGTGGGATATTGGGATCCAGcagtgggatattgggatataTTCAATTCCAG ACCCATGAGCAGCCATTTGGCAGTGGGTTATTGGGATATATTcaatttccccaaatttccaTGTGCTAGATCCAGGAGTGGGATATTGGGATCCAGCAGTGGGGTATTGGGATATATTCAATTCCAGGGCTGCTTTTCCCCAGATTTCCATGTCCCAGATCCAGcagtgggatattgggatataTTCAATTCCAGGTCCAGGAGCAGCCATTTGGCAGTGGGTTATTGGGATATATTCAATTACAGGGCTgcttttccccaaatttccatGTCCCAGATCCAGcagtgggatattgggatataTTCAATTCCAGGTCCAGGAGCAGCCGTTTGGCAGTGGATTCTTGGGATATATTCCATTCCAGGGCTGCTTTTCCCCAAATTTCTATGTCCCAGATCCAGcagtgggatattgggatataTTCCATTTCAGATCCAGAAGCAGCCATTTGGCAGTGGGATACTGGGATATATTCCATTCCAGGGCTgcttttccccaaatttccatGTCCcagatccaggagcagccattTGGCAGTGGGTTATTGGGATCCAGcagtgggatattgggatataTTCCATTCCAGGGCTGTTTTTCGCCAGGGTTCCCAACACCCCCATGGCTCTGGGGAGCTCAGCACACCCGGGGGTGCTTTTAATGAAGATGTCCCAGCtaggcagggatgctctgggtcTCTGCCGTGCTTTGAGCAGGAATCAGGACCTTGGAGCAGTGAGCAGGGTGGTTccagctctcctctcctccccagccaggGAAAACCCCGGGTTCTTCCCAGCATCTTCCTCCTGA